Sequence from the Sulfuricella sp. genome:
ACGAACACCAGCGGAATGCCGTTGACGTAGAGCAACACATCCGGGCGGCGGAAGCCGCGCTCGCCCTTGATCCAAAGTTGGGTAACGGCCAGGTAGCGGTTGTTGTCCGGCGCATTGAAATCCAGCAGCCGCACCAGTTCCTGCTGCCGCACACCTTGCGTGTTGTCGAATTCCACCGGGATGCCGTCGCGCAACAGGCCATAGATTTCCCGATTCGCGGCGATCAGTGTCATCGCCTGCCGCCGGTCGAGCAACTTTTCCAGCGCATCCTCGATGGCTGTAGACGGGATGTCCGGATTCAGACGGATGGCGGCTTCACGCACTCGCTCCGCCAGAATCACATCGCGCTTGTGGGCGCGGCCCGAGCCGTCGTTCAAGTCTTCCGCATTTTCCGTGTAGCAGTCGAGCGCGTCGAATCCGTGCAGATGCTGGAGCTTCTGCACCAACGCTTGCTCGATCTGATCTTCAGAAATGAAATTAGGCATATAAATTCAATTAGTTACAAATCATTAAACGCCATGTTTAACTAATCCATCGTCTAAGTTAAGGGAAAGCTGTTTTCGTTAACTAAAGAACAGGCTTAGGTAACGTTCAAACGAATAAGCCCGCCCTCGTTGCTGCCCGGTAATTTCTTCAAGCAAGCCTAGCCCCTCAAAATCCCGGATCAGCGCATTAGCGGTCGGCGTGCTGACCAACAGCGCCGTTTCGATATCGGCCGCTGACACAACGGGCTTGCGATACAGCAAGTTCAGCAAAGCCCGTGCATTGACAGTACGCTTACCCAAAGACAGCACGCTATGCTCCACCTCGGTACGCAGCAGCAATATCTGCTGGAACACATCGCGTCCCTTGCTGGCCGTTTCCGCCACGCCTTGCAGAAAGAAACGCACCCAGTGTATCAAGTCGTTCGACATCCGCACCCGCATTAGCGCATCGTAATAGCTTGCCCGGTTGCGTTCGAAAAAATCCGATAAATACAAGGAAGGTTTCGCCAGCAGGCCGTGGCTAACCAGATACAGCGGAATCATCAGGCGGCCGATACGGCCATTGCCATCGAGAAACGGGTGGATGGTCTCGAACTGATAATGGCTGATCGCTACCCGGATCAAGTGCGGCACCACAATCTCTTCGTTGTGCCAAAACGCCTCCAGGTCGCTCATCAAATCTTGCACACCATCCGGGTGAGGCGGAATAAACACCGCATCCGCCAGGCTGGAGCCACCAATCCAGTTCTGGCTGGTGCGAAAGTCACCCGGCTGTTTGTGTTCGCCGCGCACCCCGCTCAGCAGAATTTCGTGTGTCCGTTTCAGCAGCCGGTTCGACAGCGGCAGACTCTTCAGTTCAGCAATAGAGGTATTCACCGCCTCGATGTAATTGCGCACCTCGCGCCAGTCGTCGCGCTTCTCCGGCTGAATCTGCTCCTCCGACATCAACGCCTCGTCGATGCCGGTCTGCGTGCCCTCGATGCGGCTGGAAGTCTGCGCCTCCTTCACCACGTGCATCTCGATGAACAAATCAATGTCCGGCACAATCAGGGAAAAGGCATTCAATTCACCCAGCGCGCGGTTGGCCGACTCAAGCAAGGTGTTGATGGTGGCATCCTCCCATATCCACTCATGATTCACCGGCACCGGCTCGAAGCTCTTGTACTGGTAGCGCTGCCGCCACTCGCCTGCCTGGAAAGTTTCAAACTTCATGGGCGATCCTCCATGCCGGGCGGGAACTGGATGTCGAGGTTTTCGACGGAGAGTTTGCCGGAGATGAGGCGCGGGAGAAGTAGGTCGCGTGTCCGCACAAGGCGCACATTTTGATCTCTCAGATGCGTGATTTGCGCGAACAATGGTTCGGCGTGTGACTCGAATGCTTCCTGTAACGGCTTCGATGGCACAGTAATTTCGACGCCACCTATAACCGAAGGAGCAAGCTCGGTTTGGTTGGTAGCTCCTCGCCCCATCGTAATAAAATGCACTTCCCATGCCTTTAGCGTCATCCCAAAATAGTGAATAGGAACATCCGGTTTTGGGCGAACTATCGTAACGTGCGAATCGACAATGCAGTTTGATAATGGAACCAGCACTTGAGCGACACGACCAAGAGTGCCTTCACCAGTGGAGTTGACCAGCACGTCGCCAAATCTGACTTGTCTATCGGCAGGCACATCTCTCGATTGGCGACGAGCAAAATTCAGGTCTAGCTTGCCGTCTCGGATGCACTTTTGATTGATTGCGATACCTTCTGCAAGATCATCGTATTGTGGCGCGACACCTCGCTTTAAATAGCTTGTTAGTGTCGCCACTTTTGTTCGCTGCCACCCTTCCGGCACGCCCTTGATGACCTTCACCTTCTCGTGGCCGGGGAAGCGCATGCGCACGAACCACTCACGGTAGATTTCCTCGGCCATCTTTTCCAGCAGCGCGATACGCCGCTGGTTATTTTCGATCAGTTCGTCATAGGCGGTGAGTGTCGCCGCAATTTTCCGCTGCACTTCAATGGGCGGTGCAGGAAAACTGATCCGGCGCACGATATCCTGATTCAATGAGCTCATGGTTGCGCCGAACGAACAGAGCGCTTGCATCCAATCTTGATGTGCCTGTGTCTTGAGGTAATGAGACAAATATCGCTCGCAAACATCCTGGCTATTAATCCGCAGGCGCAGACAGTCCGAACCCTGAATCCAACCATCCACGCTTTCGTCGATGAGAGCATGCCGTTCCACGGCTCCTTTGCGCCCAAACACAATATCGCCCTTGCGTAAGCGATGTTGATGGAGTTTCTCAGCCTTAGCCTCGTTCAGATATTCGAGGTCTTCTTTCCTTACGTCGCCAAAGCCAATGTTGCGGACATTAATGACAGGGATGCCTTCATCAACGTATTCGCTGGCTTTGAGTTGCGTGCCGAAGGGGCCTGTTTGCAAACTGGCTTCCCCAAGGTTCTCTAACTCCGCGACTGTACGAAAGAATTGGGAAGTCATACATCCCCTGCAATCTGCGCGATGTTATGACCAATTACTGACTCCAGCCCTCGCGCCGCACTATTCAGACTGAACAGTTCGTCGTTCATCGACAGCAAATCTCCGATGAATTCTTCTTCCGTCTTCCCATCCTCTTCGATCAACACGCCGACGTAGCGACCCGCATTCAGCGAGTAGTCCTGCTCCTTCAAGTCCGCTGGGCTGGCAAGTTTGCACAGGCCGGTGACATCTTCGTATTCCGCCTTGGGGAAGCGCTCCTGTAGCCAGTGGATGTGTTGGTAGAACATTTCGGCGCTCTTCACTTCCTGGTGCAATTCTTCCAGTGCGCCCTTGAGCGCATTGGTCTTGCGGTCGGTCGTGCCGCGCTTGCCGACTGCCTGCGCCTGTATAGCCTGCTGCTTCTCGTGCTGGCGCACGACCTTGTCCAGATGCTTCAAGCCTTCATGCAGCGCAACGAAGAAAGGATCGAACGCCTCCCGCAATTGCTGCTGCGCCTTATTCTTCTTGTCCACCGCCGTTTCATCCGCGTGCTTTTCCTGGTATTGCGCGTAGCGGGTTCTGAGCTTCGTCAGACCTGCCCATTGCTGCACCAGTTCGCCCACAGCCTGTTTGCCGCCTGCGTCATCCAACACTTCGAGCAGTTGTGCGGAGACGGGTTCGACTTTGGTTTTGTTCTCGACCAGCCTTTCCATGCCTGCCGCGAAATAGCGGTCTATGAGCTGCACGAACTTGTCGCGCCGCCCCTTGTGCAACTGGCTGATGATGGCGATGTTCTGGATGTGCTCTTCACTGAATTCGCGGTGGGCGCGGTCTATCTGGGTGAAAATGTTGCGCGCGTCGATGAACAGGATTTTGTCGTCGGTCTTGGCCTTGTCGAAAAACCACAGCGTGGCCGGGAGCGTGACGGTGTAGAACATGTTCGAGGGCAACGTCAGCATGGCGTAAATAAGGTTTTGCTCGATCAGCGTCTTGCGGATGTCGGCTTCGGAGTGGCGCGCATCGGAGGCGGAATTCGCCATCACCAGCGCGGCGCGGCCCTTCTCTTTCAAAGAGGTGGCGAACAGGCTGATCCACAGGTAGTTGCCGTTGGGCACGGTTTCCTTGCCTTCGTCGGCTTTCTTCACTTTCGACTTGTTGCGCGGGATGCCGTAGGTGTTGAAGCGCTTGTCCTTCTCCACGCTGGAGAGGCTCACGTCGTCCACGTTGAACGGGGGATTGGCGAGCACGTAATCGAATGCGCCAAAACTCTGGTACGGGTCTTCGTAGTAGGTGTTGGCCTGCTTGATTTCGCCGCGCAGGCCATTGACCGCGAGGTTCATCTTGGCGAGGTTGACGGTGTCGCGGGTTTTTTCCTGGCCGCAGACATATACGCCACTTTCCGAGCCTTTCAGCTCCTTGCTGTGTTCCGCGATAAACTGTGCCGACTGCACGAACATGCCGCCGGAGCCGCAAGCGGGGTCGAACACTTTGCCGCCGTGCGGCTCGATGATCTCGACCATCAGGCGCACCACGGAACGCGGCGTGAAAAATTCGCCGCCCTTTTGGCCTTCGCTGCGCGCGAATTCGGACAGGAAGTATTCGTAAATCTGCCCGAACAAGTCGCCGGTGGTATCAGTGGGAATGTCGGCAAAGGTGCGCAGCAACGATTGCGGCAGTGTCTTGTCGGTGCGCGTCAGCGCGGCATATTCGTCCTTGGGCAATACGCCTTCGAGCTCGGGCTTGTATTCCTCAATGGCCTTCATCGCCTCCTTGAGCGCCTTGGCGATGTCCTTCTCTTCCGGCAGATTCAGCAGGTGTTCGTAGCGCGCATGATCGGGCAGGTAGAAACCGCACTTTTCGATGGCGATGTCGGAGATTTTCTTCTCGCGCCGGGTGCCTTTGAGCTTGGTGTACTCGGCGTGAATTTCGGTCTCAAAGCGGCGGTAGTTGTTGTCGGCGAACTTGAGGAAGATCAGCCCCAGCACCGGGGTAGCGTATTCGCTGGATTTAAGATCGGAGTTGGCGCGCAGCTTGTCGGCAGCGCTCCACAGATCGGCTTCCAGTTTTTTGAGTTGGTCTTTATTCATGAATTCCGTTTGTTTTATTTGTCCGGCTTGGCAAAATCGTTCAAAGCCTAAAGGGATTAGTTCTCACATGCCAGTATTTTCGAACCTAAAGCGACTATGGATTGTCGTTTTAGAAGTGCGCTTCGTGCACTGATGATTTGCTTGCCCGCGCTGCTCGGCGGTGGACCAAGGGGATTCTGTCTTGGCGCGGCCAATCGCTGCTTTGAATACGAGCAGGTTCGAATCTTCTCGGATCATATTCCGCCTTCGCGTCCCCGCTTCCTATCTTCCTGCAACCTGAACGCATTGCTAACCAGCTCCCGCCCCTCGCGCGCGAATTCTTGGCACAAGGCCTCGAATTGTTTTTCGGCGTCGCTTTGCGGTAGCCCTCCTAGCGACGATAACCCCGGAAGGTCGGTAATGCCGTTCTGGTAAACGGAGATCGCCGCCAGGTATTCGCGCCGCATGGCGGTTGGCACGACGATGGGCGGATAGCCGGACCGCAGCAGCGGTAAATTGCACAGCAGGCGGGCCATGCGTCCGTTGCCGTCGAAGAACGGGTGGATCGAGACGAACGACAGATGCAGGCCGGCGTAACAGGCGGCGGCCTGGTTCTCGTCCATGTCTTCCATCCGGAACGCGCGGTTGAGAAGCACCAGCCACTCGGCCATGAGCGCCGGAACGCGGGCCGGCGCGGGGTATTCGCGCATGAATTGCCGTCCGTCCGGCCCCATGGCATTGGTGAAGTTCGCTTCCTTTTTCCATGCGCCGGCCGGGCGGTAAATGTCCGCGACATGATCGGTCAGGACCGCCTGATGCAGGAGGAAAAGCTCCTGTTCGCTCAAGGCGGGCAGGTCGAGGAATGCATACACCAGCTCGATGGCGCGCGCGTGGCCGACGACTTCCTGGTGGTCCTTGAGCGGCTTCCCGGCAATGGTCAGGCCTTCGTCGAGCACGAAGGCGGTTTCGCCGAGCGACAGCGAGTTGCCCTCGATGGCGGTCGACGCATGGGTCCACAAATTGCGGATCTGCGCCAGGAGGATGGCGCGCACATCATCGTCCAGGCCATCGTAAAACCGTTTTCCCCGCATCAAAACTTCTCCGTCCACGCTTGTGTAGGGCGCAATCCCCGAAGGGCATTGCGCCGAATGCCGAATGACATAATACCCCCCGCGTCTTGTCTTGATTATCAGCGCGCCTGGCATCCGTGCCGAACAAGTACTTTAATTATTGATATGGCACGAATTATACGTGAATGTAGGCCGGGCTTTCTCGCCGGAACGAGATGCGAGCATCCATTCCCGGCGGGGATGCCCTTAACGGGTACAGCCCGGAATAAAATGTGCCGGATCAATAGATTTGGTGTTCAAGCCACGGCCTCAAGCGATGCAGAGTGCTCGATCTGGTTGCGGTACAAGTCGATCACTGGAAAGCACAGATCGTAGTCACCCCAAACCAATTCGCCGTATTCGAGGCGATATGTCGCAAAACGGGCCGGATCGAGCCATGCACGAATATCTGGATGAAGGGCGTGCGTGAGGAAAGGTTTGAAGTCCACTGTCTGCTCGGTGCTGTCATTGAATCCCAGACGGATACGGAAGTCTCCAACCTGTTCGGCAGTGACAATGTTGATGGCGGTTGTTGTCATTTGAGTCTCCTCGTAGTTATTGCCTGCTTGAATCATTTTTCGGCCGCAACTATTTTCCCGTTTCACTGCGCAGGCTCCGCCCACATGGCGGCAAACAACAAGGACAAAACCGAGCCCAGTGCCACCGTGCCGCCGATTGCCTGCAATACCGGGGTGGAGGAGAAGGCCAGGGCGCCGAAGGCGCTGACGCTGCTGGCCACGCATACTAGCACCCCGAACAGGGCGCGCCGCCGCTCGGCTTCCCCAAAGGGATGCTCGCGTAGCGAGCCTATGTCCCTCTCTCCCTCTGGGAGAGAGTTAGGAGAGAGGGGGGCGGGCAGGTTGATGAACAGGCCGTAATTGAGGCCGATGCCCAGCACCAGCAGCAGCGAAACGATGTGGAACAGCGACAGCTTGATGCCCAGCCCGGCCAGCAGGGCGGCGGTAGCCACGAGCGCCGCGCCGACCGGCAGCATCACCGAGAACACCGCGCGGAAGTTGCGCAGGCCGAAGCCCAGCACAGTGACGATGGCCGCCACGCCGAATATCGAGTACAGCAGCGACTGGTCGCGGTATTGCGTGATCATGCGGTTGGATTCGCCCTTGATGTCCAGCAGGAAAGCATTTCCCTCGGGCTGCCCGGCCATGAAAGCGGTGAGCGCGCCATCATCCCTGACATCGCGCAATCCAATCAGCGCCACCCAGCCCGTGCCGTGCCTGACCAGCATGCCCTGCGCCAGCGAACCCAGGGGCGTGCCGTGCCAGTCCTCGGCTTGCAGCGTGGGCAGATGGCGCGAGCGCTCCACGTCCTGGAGGAAGGGTTCGAAAATATCCGGCTTGAATGGCGTGGCGGCGAGCGCGGCTTGCAGGTTGCGCCGCAGCGTATCCGTTTCCGGCAGGGCGGCCTGGCGCGCGGCCTGTGTTTTCTGGCTCGGGGTGACGCGCGCGGCAAAATCGAATCCGCTGATGGTGCCTTGCCGCACCAGCGCCTGCAGCGCGGGCGCAAGCTGTTCGCTGCGCTCCAGCGCATCCTGCCGGGTCTTGCCCGGCACCGCGATCAGGTAGCGCACGTCCGGCGCGCCCAGCTCCTTGCGCAGGCTCTGGTCGAGTTGCTGGGCCGGTTGCGATATCGGGCTCAGGTTGGCGAGGTCGTTCTCCCACAAGTCTTTTCCCTGGGCTGCCAGGTAGGCCGCGGCGCACAACAGCACCGCCAGGGGAACCCAGCGCAGGCGGGTGAGCGCCGTTGCGCTGCGCGCCAGAGCCGCCTGCAGCGCCATTCTTTCCGCGATTTCAAAACGGGCGGGGGCGATTTCGGGGATGACGAAGCGCGTCATCAGCCCCGCCGTGAGCACCCCGGCGAGGGAAAACATGCCCAGTTGCGACAGGCCGGAGAAGCCGGAGAGCAGCATGGTGAGGCTGCCGAACACGGTGGTCAGCACCGCCAGCCGCAGCGTGGGCCAGATGCGTTGCAGCGTCTGGCGCAGCGATTCGTGCGGGGCGCGCTGGGTGAACAGGTAGGTCGGATAATCCACTGCCTCGCCGATCAGTGTGGCGCCGAAGCCCAGGGTGATGCCGTGCACCGTGCCGTAACCCAGGCTTACCGCGGCAATGCCGGCCAGCGCGCCGCACGCCACTGGTAGCATGCCGAGCACCAGCAGGCGCGGCGATCCGTAGGCCAGCAGCAGGATTGCCGCCACCACCGCGGTCGCCATCATGCTCAGGCGCCAGGCGTCGTCGTGGATGAGGTTGCGCGACTGCACCGCGAAAATACTCGGCCCGCTCATGAGCAGTCTGATTTGCGGGCTGGTGCTGGTCGCAGCAAAAATCCGCCGCACGTCATCACCAAGCAATATCTGCGCGTCGATGTCGAAAGCGGGGGGGAGGGTTTCGGCCAGCAGTAGCGCACGCTTGCCGTCGGCGGAGAACCACACGCCATTGTTCAAGCCAGGTCCGCTGCTGCCGCCGCCCCAGCTTTCGAGCAGAGCGAGCATTTCGCCCGTCGGATCGGAAGGCAGCAGTTGCCTGATCATGGCGCCAGCCGGGGAGGCCAGCAGTTGCAGGCTGTCCTGCAGGGATTGCTGCAGCCCGGCCTGGCTGAAATGCGCGGCATCCGTTGCCGGGCTGAGCAGGTAGCGGTATCGCATCAGGCGCTCGCGTTCCGCCGGGGTTAGGGCCTGTTCGCCGTTGCGCACGTAGCTGAAATGGCCGCTGGCTTCCAGCGCGCGCGCCAGCTTCTTGCTGGTCCGGGCCAGCTCGCCGGCTTCCGGGCCTTCCAGCGCGAGCAATACCACGCGCGATGCCACCCCGTCGCGCAGCTGCTCGACCATGAGCTGCTGCGCCGGCGAGGCGCTGTCGGGCAGGAAGGCCGCCATGTCGGTGCGGAAGCGGGTGTGTGCCGCCACGATCCAGATGCAGAAGACCAGCGCGGCAAGCCATACGACTAGCGGCCAGCGCTTCAACTTAACAACCTCAGTTCGATAACCACGGAGGGCACGGAGAACACGGAGGACTGTAGTTTGCAGTCATTTATACACGCGCCCGCCGGGTGAATGCCGGACACCATGAAATCTATTGTTTTTACTTCGTGTTTTCCGTGAGCTCCGTGGTTAACTGCTTTTTCAGAGTTCACTTCGTTTCCTCGCTCAGGGTCATGAGGCTGCGGTCGCCGCCGGCTTCCTCGATTTCCACCGTCGCCAGCTGCGTCTTGCTGCCGCTGATGCGGATCACGCGGATGAACTGCGCCATGTCGATGTCCGATGGCAGCAGCACCAGGGTCCATTGCCGTTCGTCGCCGTCGAGGCGCACCTTGTAGAAGCGTTGCAGGGTTTTTGCGTCGCCGTTGAGCGTGGCGCGCATGCTTTCGATAAAGCCCCACACCACCGGGTAGTCGCGCAGCGTCATGGTGTGTTTCTTGTTCGCTGCCGGTTTTTCCCAGGTCATCTGGCCGCCGTCCACGGTGAGGATTTCCTCGAACGGGGTTTGCACGCGTTTTTCCAGGAAAGCGGGTTTTTTGTAGCGCAGCGTGCCGCTCGACTTGAGCGGCTCCTTGAGCAGGGCGGAGGTCTTGGTCTCGCTGTAGCGCGATTGGCCGGCGGGGCGCTCCGCCAGGGCTTTGAGCAGGGTGTCGGCAGTCCACTCGGCATGGGCGGCGCCGGTCCAGGTGAGCAGGGCGGCTGTCATTGCGAGGAGCCGCAGGCGGCGCGGCAATCTCGCTGCCGTTCGATCGACGTAGAACGAGATTGCTTCGCTGCGCTCGCAATGACCGGGGTTAATGCGTTTGCCAGTAATCATAGAAGTTGAACCAGTTGTAGGGCGCGCTGCGGCAATAGTGTTCCAGGCGCGAAACGTATTGTTGCAGGTAGCCGTGAATAACCTCGCGGCGGCGGGCGCGGGGGGCGTCGATGGCTTCCGCCAGCAGCTCGAAATGCACGTCGTAACGGCGGCCGCCGCGATACAGGCCGAGGCACAGCAGTACCGGGGCATGCATGATGCTGGCAAAGGCCAGCGGGCCGTCCGGCAGGGCGGCCTCGGCGCCGAAAAACTGGCAGGGAAGGGTCTTGTCGCCTGGCCTGACGCGGTCGCTGAGCATGCCGATGATGCCGCCGGCGTCGATCACTTCCCTGGCGCGCAACAGTCCGTCGGGCGAACCCATGGCGATGATGGAGCCGGCCATTTCCGGGTTGAGGCCGTTGATGATGGCGTTCATCTTGTGCGCGTTGTCGGTGTGCATCAGCATGGCGAAAGGGACCTTGCCGAATTGCACCGCCAGCGTGCGCAGCACTTCGAAGCTGCCGAGGTGCGCGCCCAGCAGGACGCAGCCTTGCCCGCGCTGCAGGTACTCGAGTAGCGGCTCGACGCCGTGCACCGCGATGTCGAAGGAAGCATGGCGGCCGGAGAGAAAATACAGCCGGTCGAGAATGGTGGCGGAAAAGCAGAAATAGTGGCGGTACACATCCGGCCAGCCGGGTTCGCGCCCCAGGGCACGGCGCAGGTAAAGGCGCGAAGCCTGCCGCGCCTTGCCGGAGAAAAGCAGGAAATACAGGCTGATCGGCACCAGCAGCAGGCGTCCCGCAGGGCGGCCGATATTGAGCGCGATCCAGGTGATCAGGCGCATCAGGAACAGGCTCCCGCGCTCCTGCTGCCCCAGCCAGTTACGGCTCATGCTGGCTGCTCTGCGGCGAAACGCACGCTGCCTTGCGCGATGGTGGCCGCCGCGGTCTTGCAGGCGAATCTGGCGGACCCCGCCGCGCCGAATTCCACTTCTACCCGGAATGGCACGCCGGGTTGCAGCGGCGCGAGAAACTTGACGCTGGGCCAGCCGGCGCAATTTAGCGGCGCGCCCGCCGCTTGGCAGACCGCGTCCCACACCCGGCTCAGCAGCACCACGCCCGGCACGATGGGGTTGCCGGGGAAATGCCCGGGCAAGGCCGGATGGTCTGCCGCAATGGTTTGCCAGATGGGCTGGTCAGGCACGCTGCAACTCGTCGAGCAGGGCGATAAGAGTGGTGCGCGGCAGCTTGCCGGTGGCGGTGCGCGGCAGGCTCTCGACCTTGTGCAGGGGACGGGGTAAAAATGCCGCGTCGATTTTCTGCCGCAGGGCGGCAATGATTTCACTCTCCTGCAAGTCCGGTGCGACCACCAGGGCTGTCAGGCGCGTTGCTGTGCCGGGGGTGTCGTCGGGAGCGAAAAAAATCCCGTCCTTTACGCCGGGGATCTGGCCGAGCTGGCGGTTGAGGTCGCCTAGGGAAGCGCGTTTTCCGGCGATGTTGACG
This genomic interval carries:
- a CDS encoding Fic family protein, whose product is MKFETFQAGEWRQRYQYKSFEPVPVNHEWIWEDATINTLLESANRALGELNAFSLIVPDIDLFIEMHVVKEAQTSSRIEGTQTGIDEALMSEEQIQPEKRDDWREVRNYIEAVNTSIAELKSLPLSNRLLKRTHEILLSGVRGEHKQPGDFRTSQNWIGGSSLADAVFIPPHPDGVQDLMSDLEAFWHNEEIVVPHLIRVAISHYQFETIHPFLDGNGRIGRLMIPLYLVSHGLLAKPSLYLSDFFERNRASYYDALMRVRMSNDLIHWVRFFLQGVAETASKGRDVFQQILLLRTEVEHSVLSLGKRTVNARALLNLLYRKPVVSAADIETALLVSTPTANALIRDFEGLGLLEEITGQQRGRAYSFERYLSLFFS
- a CDS encoding restriction endonuclease subunit S; translated protein: MTSQFFRTVAELENLGEASLQTGPFGTQLKASEYVDEGIPVINVRNIGFGDVRKEDLEYLNEAKAEKLHQHRLRKGDIVFGRKGAVERHALIDESVDGWIQGSDCLRLRINSQDVCERYLSHYLKTQAHQDWMQALCSFGATMSSLNQDIVRRISFPAPPIEVQRKIAATLTAYDELIENNQRRIALLEKMAEEIYREWFVRMRFPGHEKVKVIKGVPEGWQRTKVATLTSYLKRGVAPQYDDLAEGIAINQKCIRDGKLDLNFARRQSRDVPADRQVRFGDVLVNSTGEGTLGRVAQVLVPLSNCIVDSHVTIVRPKPDVPIHYFGMTLKAWEVHFITMGRGATNQTELAPSVIGGVEITVPSKPLQEAFESHAEPLFAQITHLRDQNVRLVRTRDLLLPRLISGKLSVENLDIQFPPGMEDRP
- a CDS encoding N-6 DNA methylase, whose amino-acid sequence is MNKDQLKKLEADLWSAADKLRANSDLKSSEYATPVLGLIFLKFADNNYRRFETEIHAEYTKLKGTRREKKISDIAIEKCGFYLPDHARYEHLLNLPEEKDIAKALKEAMKAIEEYKPELEGVLPKDEYAALTRTDKTLPQSLLRTFADIPTDTTGDLFGQIYEYFLSEFARSEGQKGGEFFTPRSVVRLMVEIIEPHGGKVFDPACGSGGMFVQSAQFIAEHSKELKGSESGVYVCGQEKTRDTVNLAKMNLAVNGLRGEIKQANTYYEDPYQSFGAFDYVLANPPFNVDDVSLSSVEKDKRFNTYGIPRNKSKVKKADEGKETVPNGNYLWISLFATSLKEKGRAALVMANSASDARHSEADIRKTLIEQNLIYAMLTLPSNMFYTVTLPATLWFFDKAKTDDKILFIDARNIFTQIDRAHREFSEEHIQNIAIISQLHKGRRDKFVQLIDRYFAAGMERLVENKTKVEPVSAQLLEVLDDAGGKQAVGELVQQWAGLTKLRTRYAQYQEKHADETAVDKKNKAQQQLREAFDPFFVALHEGLKHLDKVVRQHEKQQAIQAQAVGKRGTTDRKTNALKGALEELHQEVKSAEMFYQHIHWLQERFPKAEYEDVTGLCKLASPADLKEQDYSLNAGRYVGVLIEEDGKTEEEFIGDLLSMNDELFSLNSAARGLESVIGHNIAQIAGDV
- a CDS encoding Fic family protein, encoding MRGKRFYDGLDDDVRAILLAQIRNLWTHASTAIEGNSLSLGETAFVLDEGLTIAGKPLKDHQEVVGHARAIELVYAFLDLPALSEQELFLLHQAVLTDHVADIYRPAGAWKKEANFTNAMGPDGRQFMREYPAPARVPALMAEWLVLLNRAFRMEDMDENQAAACYAGLHLSFVSIHPFFDGNGRMARLLCNLPLLRSGYPPIVVPTAMRREYLAAISVYQNGITDLPGLSSLGGLPQSDAEKQFEALCQEFAREGRELVSNAFRLQEDRKRGREGGI
- a CDS encoding MMPL family transporter, with product MKRWPLVVWLAALVFCIWIVAAHTRFRTDMAAFLPDSASPAQQLMVEQLRDGVASRVVLLALEGPEAGELARTSKKLARALEASGHFSYVRNGEQALTPAERERLMRYRYLLSPATDAAHFSQAGLQQSLQDSLQLLASPAGAMIRQLLPSDPTGEMLALLESWGGGSSGPGLNNGVWFSADGKRALLLAETLPPAFDIDAQILLGDDVRRIFAATSTSPQIRLLMSGPSIFAVQSRNLIHDDAWRLSMMATAVVAAILLLAYGSPRLLVLGMLPVACGALAGIAAVSLGYGTVHGITLGFGATLIGEAVDYPTYLFTQRAPHESLRQTLQRIWPTLRLAVLTTVFGSLTMLLSGFSGLSQLGMFSLAGVLTAGLMTRFVIPEIAPARFEIAERMALQAALARSATALTRLRWVPLAVLLCAAAYLAAQGKDLWENDLANLSPISQPAQQLDQSLRKELGAPDVRYLIAVPGKTRQDALERSEQLAPALQALVRQGTISGFDFAARVTPSQKTQAARQAALPETDTLRRNLQAALAATPFKPDIFEPFLQDVERSRHLPTLQAEDWHGTPLGSLAQGMLVRHGTGWVALIGLRDVRDDGALTAFMAGQPEGNAFLLDIKGESNRMITQYRDQSLLYSIFGVAAIVTVLGFGLRNFRAVFSVMLPVGAALVATAALLAGLGIKLSLFHIVSLLLVLGIGLNYGLFINLPAPLSPNSLPEGERDIGSLREHPFGEAERRRALFGVLVCVASSVSAFGALAFSSTPVLQAIGGTVALGSVLSLLFAAMWAEPAQ
- a CDS encoding LolA-related protein — its product is MITGKRINPGHCERSEAISFYVDRTAARLPRRLRLLAMTAALLTWTGAAHAEWTADTLLKALAERPAGQSRYSETKTSALLKEPLKSSGTLRYKKPAFLEKRVQTPFEEILTVDGGQMTWEKPAANKKHTMTLRDYPVVWGFIESMRATLNGDAKTLQRFYKVRLDGDERQWTLVLLPSDIDMAQFIRVIRISGSKTQLATVEIEEAGGDRSLMTLSEETK
- a CDS encoding acyl-CoA synthetase — its product is MSRNWLGQQERGSLFLMRLITWIALNIGRPAGRLLLVPISLYFLLFSGKARQASRLYLRRALGREPGWPDVYRHYFCFSATILDRLYFLSGRHASFDIAVHGVEPLLEYLQRGQGCVLLGAHLGSFEVLRTLAVQFGKVPFAMLMHTDNAHKMNAIINGLNPEMAGSIIAMGSPDGLLRAREVIDAGGIIGMLSDRVRPGDKTLPCQFFGAEAALPDGPLAFASIMHAPVLLCLGLYRGGRRYDVHFELLAEAIDAPRARRREVIHGYLQQYVSRLEHYCRSAPYNWFNFYDYWQTH